From one Solanum stenotomum isolate F172 chromosome 12, ASM1918654v1, whole genome shotgun sequence genomic stretch:
- the LOC125846998 gene encoding disease resistance protein RPP13-like: MGGLGKTTLARNLYNSPNIVSSFPTRAWICVSQEYNTMDLLKNIIKSIQGRTKGTLEFLERMTESDLEIYLRDLLKEGKYLVVVDDVWQREAWESLKRAFPDSKNGSRVIITTRKHDVAERADNRGFVHNLRFLTREESWDLFCRKQLDVRAMVPEMVRIARDMVEKCRGLPLAIVVLSGLLSHKRGLSEWQKVKDHFWQNIQDDSIEISYILSLSYNDLSATLKQCFLYFGIFPEDQEVNAEKIILLWMAEGLIPNGEERMEDVAEDFLNELIRRSLLQEVRSFWEKVTVCKVHDLLRDLAVQKAFDIKFFDIYDPKKHSISSLCIRHVIHGQGERYLSLDLSHLKLRSIMFFDPDFRNMHLTNFSSVFRHIYVLYLDIGGYVMTDVIGSLYYLKFLSLRGVCNIPSSISNLKNLQTLLVDDHGGFSRLPQKTADLINLRHLVAPYSEPLKCINKLTNLQVLKGFRCDQWKDVDPVDLVNLRELSMDCINRSYSLNNISSLKNLSTLRLLCYADESFPSLKFVNSCQKLQKLWLRGNIEKLPLFPDSITMMVLWKSKLMEDPMPILGMLPNLRNLELEEAYEGKEIACSDNSFSQLEFLRLHHLDKLETWHLSTSAMPSIKGLDIKYCPHLYHIPKRMQDVEITPFWPVS; the protein is encoded by the coding sequence ATGGGCGGATTAGGCAAGACCACTCTTGCAAGAAACCTCTACAACAGTCCTAATATAGTGTCAAGCTTCCCTACACGCGCTTGGATATGTGTTTCTCAAGAGTACAACACAATGGATCTTCTTAAGAATATCATAAAATCCATCCAAGGTCGCACAAAGGGAACTCTAGAATTTTTGGAAAGGATGACAGAAAGCGATCTAGAAATTTACCTTCGTGATCTATTGAAAGAAGGCAAATACCTTGTAGTGGTTGATGATGTATGGCAGAGAGAAGCATGGGAGAGTTTGAAAAGAGCATTCCCAGACAGCAAGAATGGCAGCAGAGTTATTATTACCACGCGGAAACATGATGTTGCTGAAAGAGCCGACAACAGAGGTTTTGTCCATAACCTTCGTTTCCTAACCCGAGAAGAAAGTTGGGACCTCTTTTGTAGGAAACAACTTGATGTTCGGGCAATGGTTCCAGAAATGGTAAGGATAGCTAGAGATATGGTGGAAAAGTGTAGAGGCTTACCTCTTGCAATTGTTGTATTGAGCGGACTACTTTCACATAAAAGGGGGCTAAGCGAATGGCAAAAGGTGAAAGACCACTTTTGGCAGAACATTCAAGATGACTCCATTGAAATCTCCTACATACTATCATTGAGCTACAACGATTTGTCAGCTACGCTCAAGCAGTGTTTTCTGTACTTTGGTATTTTCCCAGAAGATCAAGAGGTCAATGCTGAAAAGATAATACTGTTGTGGATGGCTGAGGGTCTCATACCaaatggagaagaaagaatggAGGATGTCGCTGAAGACTTCCTGAATGAGCTGATAAGACGAAGCTTGTTACAAGAGGTACGTTCATTTTGGGAAAAAGTTACTGTATGTAAGGTTCATGATTTACTTCGTGATCTTGCCGTACAAAAGGCATTCGATATAAAATTCTTTGACATTTATGATCCAAAAAAGCACTCCATATCCTCCTTATGTATCAGACATGTCATTCATGGTCAAGGAGAAAGGTACCTCTCACTTGATCTTTCTCACTTGAAGTTGAGGTCAATTATGTTCTTCGATCCAGATTTTCGTAACATGCATCTTACAAACTTCAGTAGTGTGTTCcgacatatatatgtattgtaCTTGGATATTGGAGGTTATGTTATGACTGATGTCATAGGAAGTTTGTACTACCTCAAGTTCTTAAGCTTGAGAGGTGTCTGTAATATTCCCTCCTCCATTAGCAACCTCAAGAATTTACAGACACTTCTTGTCGATGACCATGGAGGGTTTAGCCGTCTACCCCAAAAGACAGCTGACCTAATAAATCTAAGACATTTAGTTGCTCCATATTCAGAGCCTCTGAAATGTATAAACAAACTCacgaatcttcaagttcttaaaGGCTTTCGTTGTGATCAGTGGAAAGATGTTGACCCtgttgatttagtcaatcttcGAGAATTAAGCATGGATTGTATTAACAGATCTTACTCCCTAAACAACATTAGCAGCTTGAAAAACCTTAGCACTCTCAGATTATTGTGTTATGCTGATGAATCATTCCCATCTCTTAAATTTGTTAATTCTTGTCAAAAGCTCCAGAAATTGTGGTTAAGAGGGAACATAGAGAAACTTCCTCTGTTTCCAGATTCCATCACAATGATGGTTCTTTGGAAGTCAAAACTCATGGAAGATCCGATGCCTATTTTGGGAATGTTGCCAAACCTAAGGAATCTCGAATTAGAAGAAGCTtatgaaggaaaagaaatagcGTGCAGTGATAACAGCTTCAGTCAACTCGAGTTCCTTCGTCTTCATCATCTTGACAAGCTAGAAACATGGCATTTATCCACAAGTGCCATGCCTTCAATTAAAGGTCTTGACATCAAATACTGTCCACATCTATATCATATTCCCAAGAGAATGCAAGATGTGGAGATAACTCCTTTTTGGCCTGTTTCATAA